Proteins encoded in a region of the Micropterus dolomieu isolate WLL.071019.BEF.003 ecotype Adirondacks linkage group LG09, ASM2129224v1, whole genome shotgun sequence genome:
- the si:dkey-211g8.9 gene encoding free fatty acid receptor 3, whose protein sequence is MLYKVFIALSVYIFTFLLGLPANLLVLFVYVRKARKRGATPNVVYALNLCLANLALVAWLPVKALETLFQEWRLPAPVCPVYSFFLFSSLYGSCLFITAVTVGRYLSIAFPIIYKRYRRARISCFISAALWAFVFLHLSFGLVAEGGANFVFIKDDTSACYDHFNASQLAFLLPLRLEMAIVLFLLPLIVTSFCTLRCVTLVWRSNLRPMGKRRALTVALSTLAVFVVCYAPYNASHIVGFVLNKNIEWRTYAMLTSSCNVFLEPAVMLMLSPAVSRGIMGRICGRQSIFSHIEECQQRFHSTKGVANVRAPPTHSDRSQAGAEVTKISQE, encoded by the coding sequence ATGCTGTACAAGGTTTTCATCGCTCTCTCTGTCTACATCTTCACCTTCCTGCTGGGTCTTCCTGCCAACTTGCTGGtcctgtttgtgtatgtgcgcAAGGCCCGCAAACGTGGCGCCACACCCAACGTGGTCTACGCCCTCAACTTGTGCCTGGCCAACTTGGCACTTGTGGCTTGGCTGCCTGTCAAAGCTCTGGAGACTTTGTTTCAGGAGTGGAGGCTGCCAGCACCCGTCTGCCCCGTCTAcagcttcttcctcttctcctcacTGTATGGCAGCTGCCTGTTCATCACCGCTGTGACAGTGGGGCGCTACCTCAGCATCGCATTTCCAATTATCTACAAGAGATACCGCCGGGCTCGAATCTCTTGCTTCATCAGTGCTGCATTGTGGGCCTTTGTGTTCCTTCATCTCAGTTTTGGCCTAGTGGCTGAGGGAGGGGCTAACTTTGTCTTCATTAAGGATGACACCTCAGCCTGCTACGACCACTTCAATGCCTCCCAGTTGGCTTTTCTGCTGCCTCTGCGCCTGGAGATGGCCATCGTCTTGTTTCTATTGCCTCTTATTGTGACGTCTTTTTGCACGCTGCGCTGCGTTACCCTGGTGTGGCGCTCAAATTTGCGCCCTATGGGGAAGAGAAGAGCCCTGACTGTTGCACTGTCCACACTGGCTGTGTTTGTGGTGTGCTATGCACCCTACAACGCCTCGCACATAGTGGGGTTTGTGTTGAACAAAAATATTGAATGGAGGACATATGCTATGCTGACGAGCTCCTGTAATGTTTTCCTGGAGCCTGCGGTCATGCTGATGCTGTCTCCAGCAGTGTCAAGGGGAATCATGGGAAGAATCTGTGGACGGCAAAGCATATTCAGCCATATTGAGGAGTGTCAACAACGTTTTCATAGCACTAAGGGTGTTGCAAATGTCAGGGCGCCACCTACACATTCTGACAGGAGCCAGGCAGGGGCCGAGGTGACTAAAATAAGTCAGGAGTGA